A stretch of the Cytobacillus luteolus genome encodes the following:
- a CDS encoding CBO0543 family protein, producing the protein MSNKLDKTIELSAWIITSLLLIKYVPKNRIREAHISFLFKQVITWLFGLLVVEKALISYPNRLFFRKAIKSSFTFEYFVYPSLCALFNLYYPEKSNNVVKLIYYFIHTAIIAGFEIFAVKYTNLIKYNNWTWYWSFITMWLSYYISRIYHRWFFISRFNNKRNFYNILK; encoded by the coding sequence ATGAGTAATAAATTAGATAAAACAATTGAATTATCAGCATGGATAATTACGTCGCTATTATTAATAAAATATGTACCTAAAAACAGAATAAGGGAAGCCCATATATCCTTTTTGTTTAAACAAGTCATTACATGGCTTTTCGGTTTACTTGTAGTTGAAAAAGCTCTAATTTCTTATCCTAATCGTCTATTCTTTAGAAAAGCAATCAAATCTAGCTTTACATTTGAATACTTTGTTTATCCTTCGTTATGCGCATTATTCAATTTATATTATCCAGAAAAGAGTAATAACGTTGTAAAACTAATTTATTACTTTATCCATACAGCAATAATTGCAGGGTTCGAAATATTTGCTGTTAAATACACTAATCTAATTAAGTATAACAATTGGACATGGTATTGGAGCTTTATAACGATGTGGTTATCTTATTACATCTCACGCATTTACCACAGATGGTTTTTTATAAGTAGATTTAATAACAAAAGAAATTTCTATAATATTTTAAAATAA
- a CDS encoding RNA polymerase sigma factor — protein sequence MTNVKEIISEWFYLYSNDVYSFLVYYTGTTDVEDLVQEVFIKAGKGLSSYKKQASPKTWLFTIARNTAIDESRKKETQISNNSTSYDEHFGDQQPIMTPEHILLKNEEQKELYLSISKLKKKYREVVILRGIQELSVKETAQILGCKETEVRTNYHRALKSLRLQIKQEDLI from the coding sequence ATGACAAATGTTAAAGAGATTATTTCAGAGTGGTTTTACTTATACAGCAATGATGTGTACAGCTTTTTGGTTTACTACACTGGTACAACAGATGTGGAAGATCTCGTACAAGAAGTGTTTATTAAGGCTGGGAAAGGCCTTAGCTCATATAAAAAACAGGCTTCACCAAAGACTTGGCTCTTTACTATTGCACGAAATACAGCCATCGACGAGTCGAGAAAGAAAGAAACCCAGATTAGCAATAACAGCACATCCTATGATGAGCATTTTGGAGACCAGCAACCAATCATGACACCCGAGCATATCCTCCTTAAAAATGAAGAACAGAAAGAGCTTTACCTATCGATTTCTAAACTGAAGAAGAAATATCGAGAAGTTGTGATCTTAAGGGGCATACAAGAATTATCCGTTAAGGAAACGGCTCAAATATTAGGTTGCAAAGAAACAGAGGTACGCACAAACTATCACCGTGCACTAAAGTCATTGCGGCTTCAAATAAAGCAGGAGGATCTCATATGA
- a CDS encoding DUF6199 family natural product biosynthesis protein has protein sequence MFVLGNILILIGLFMIVNPSIFWKITESWKSSQASDPSGLYIWSTRFGGVMFTIVGISTVVIAFL, from the coding sequence ATGTTCGTACTTGGGAATATTCTAATCTTAATTGGGTTATTTATGATAGTTAATCCGTCAATCTTTTGGAAGATAACGGAGAGTTGGAAATCGAGTCAAGCTTCAGATCCCTCAGGGTTGTATATATGGTCAACACGTTTTGGTGGGGTGATGTTTACAATTGTAGGTATCAGTACGGTGGTGATAGCTTTTCTTTAA
- a CDS encoding S9 family peptidase, with protein MATKSVRQYRIEELLNSESVVYNSISYDGSRVLYSSDKSGVFNAYSVPTTGGMPIALTDSTDDAVHAISYFPHDNRFLYLQDKGGNEILHIFVREENGASKELTVDEKERAEFYCWAQDGKSFFYGSNKRDPRFNDVYEMDIETYQSTLLFENTEGYNFGAISPNKNYLAFAKVSNANNSDLYVFNRETNEMSHLCEHEGDCHYYAEAFNSTSTHLYFRTDESSEFLELKRIELATNDVELVASESWDITNAFFSKNGRYLLYKINNDSKTEVKVIEVQNGEALSINGLPEGQITEVSVSSDESMISLSINSSTSPKNIYLYEVATANVTKLTDTLHPDVLEEDLVKAEIVRFKSFDNLEIPAIMYLPHQAATEKVPALVWVHGGPGGQSTVDYNPMLQYLVNHGYAVLAVNNRGSSGYGKTFFKAADLKHGEVDLADCVEGKNFLQSIDSIDPDKIGIIGGSYGGYMVLAALAFRQEEFKVGVDIFGVTNWERTLKSIPTWWESMRDALYQKLGNPYEQVEYIRSISPLFHADKINKPVIVLQGANDPRVLQVESDEMVDELRKNNVPTEYIVFPDEGHGFSKKENRITGYRAILEFLDEYLK; from the coding sequence ATGGCAACGAAAAGTGTGAGACAATATCGTATTGAGGAGCTATTAAATTCAGAATCGGTTGTTTATAATTCAATTTCTTATGATGGAAGCAGAGTTTTGTATTCTAGTGATAAAAGTGGTGTGTTTAATGCGTACTCGGTTCCGACTACCGGTGGAATGCCTATTGCTTTAACAGATTCAACGGATGATGCCGTTCATGCTATTTCTTATTTTCCACATGATAACCGTTTTCTTTATCTGCAGGATAAGGGTGGAAATGAGATTCTACATATTTTTGTTCGAGAGGAAAATGGTGCCTCTAAAGAGCTGACTGTTGATGAAAAGGAGCGCGCTGAATTTTACTGCTGGGCACAGGATGGTAAAAGCTTTTTCTACGGCTCTAATAAAAGAGATCCTAGATTTAATGATGTCTATGAAATGGACATCGAAACCTATCAATCTACTTTATTGTTTGAAAACACAGAGGGTTATAATTTCGGAGCAATCTCGCCAAATAAAAACTACTTAGCATTTGCCAAGGTTTCTAATGCAAACAACTCGGACCTTTATGTGTTCAATCGTGAAACGAATGAAATGAGCCATCTTTGTGAGCATGAGGGAGATTGTCATTACTATGCTGAGGCCTTTAACTCTACTTCCACTCATTTGTATTTCCGAACAGATGAAAGCTCAGAGTTTTTGGAGCTGAAACGGATAGAGCTTGCGACGAACGATGTGGAACTTGTAGCAAGTGAGTCATGGGATATTACCAATGCATTTTTCTCTAAAAATGGACGTTACCTACTTTACAAGATTAATAACGATTCTAAAACAGAAGTGAAAGTAATAGAAGTTCAAAACGGTGAGGCTCTTTCTATTAACGGGCTTCCTGAAGGGCAGATTACAGAAGTATCGGTTTCTAGTGATGAATCGATGATTAGTTTAAGCATTAACAGCTCCACTTCACCGAAAAATATTTACCTGTATGAAGTGGCAACTGCAAACGTCACGAAACTAACGGATACGTTACACCCTGATGTACTGGAAGAGGATTTAGTCAAAGCAGAAATCGTTCGTTTTAAATCCTTTGATAACCTAGAAATTCCAGCTATTATGTATCTTCCACATCAAGCGGCAACGGAAAAGGTACCAGCTCTTGTTTGGGTACACGGTGGGCCAGGTGGACAATCAACAGTAGATTACAACCCTATGCTTCAATACTTAGTAAACCACGGATATGCCGTGTTAGCCGTCAATAATAGAGGAAGCTCGGGCTATGGGAAAACCTTCTTCAAAGCAGCTGACTTGAAGCATGGGGAAGTAGATTTAGCTGATTGTGTGGAAGGGAAAAATTTCTTACAATCGATCGATTCTATTGACCCAGATAAGATTGGTATCATCGGAGGAAGCTATGGTGGCTATATGGTACTAGCAGCACTAGCCTTCCGCCAAGAGGAGTTTAAAGTGGGAGTCGATATTTTCGGTGTAACAAATTGGGAGAGAACGCTGAAGAGTATTCCAACGTGGTGGGAATCCATGAGAGACGCCCTTTACCAGAAGCTAGGCAATCCATATGAGCAGGTAGAATATATCCGCAGTATATCACCACTTTTCCATGCAGACAAAATCAACAAGCCCGTCATTGTCTTGCAAGGAGCAAACGACCCACGTGTCCTGCAGGTAGAATCCGATGAGATGGTCGATGAACTTCGCAAAAACAACGTTCCAACTGAATATATCGTCTTCCCTGATGAAGGCCATGGCTTTTCCAAGAAAGAAAACCGAATTACAGGATATCGGGCGATTTTAGAGTTTTTAGATGAGTATTTGAAGTAA
- a CDS encoding HAAS signaling domain-containing protein: protein MNLIDTYIYEVTRRLPEKTREDIAMELRSTIEDMLPEKYTEENVIEQLEKLGNPAVLAASYRETPNYLIGPKVYDAYIHTIKRIIPWAILVTILVHVVESIVRFTGEQAILDVMIGTFANIVPSILMTLIQLFFWVTIVFIVIERVGLSKTDLPLTKNGVSWSPRDLKNIIIIPRKKLISKGEIIFSFIWIVLWALVYFNADHLVGIYQSINGDGLQFIMPILNQEVLLSYWPIIVAFIALEIGLILYKLKVGQWTYSVAWLNAIIHVASIFTFFIIASNPNLYNSEIIPYFADIIETNAISVENTIKWIWWSMIITFVVTIAIEIYDTFRKARM from the coding sequence ATGAATCTAATTGACACTTATATTTATGAGGTTACAAGGAGGCTTCCGGAAAAAACTCGAGAGGATATCGCAATGGAGCTTAGATCTACCATTGAAGATATGCTTCCGGAAAAGTATACGGAAGAAAATGTGATCGAGCAGTTAGAAAAGTTAGGAAACCCTGCGGTACTTGCCGCAAGCTATCGGGAAACCCCAAATTATTTGATTGGTCCAAAAGTATATGACGCATATATTCACACTATAAAACGAATTATTCCATGGGCCATTTTGGTCACCATTTTAGTGCATGTTGTTGAAAGCATTGTACGGTTTACTGGTGAACAGGCAATACTGGATGTTATGATTGGAACTTTCGCCAACATTGTCCCTAGTATACTAATGACTCTAATACAGCTTTTCTTTTGGGTTACCATTGTCTTTATTGTGATTGAAAGAGTTGGATTATCCAAAACAGATCTACCGTTGACCAAAAATGGTGTGTCGTGGTCACCTAGAGACTTAAAGAATATCATTATTATCCCTAGGAAAAAGTTAATATCCAAAGGAGAAATCATATTCAGTTTTATTTGGATAGTCCTATGGGCACTCGTTTATTTTAATGCAGATCATCTTGTAGGAATATATCAATCTATCAATGGTGATGGCTTGCAATTTATTATGCCTATATTAAACCAGGAAGTCCTCCTCTCCTATTGGCCAATTATTGTAGCTTTTATTGCTTTAGAAATAGGTTTAATCTTGTATAAATTAAAAGTTGGACAATGGACTTACTCAGTTGCATGGCTAAATGCGATCATTCACGTTGCTAGTATATTTACTTTTTTCATCATTGCAAGTAATCCAAATCTATATAACTCAGAAATTATTCCTTATTTTGCGGATATCATCGAAACAAATGCCATCTCAGTAGAAAATACAATAAAGTGGATTTGGTGGAGCATGATAATCACGTTTGTTGTAACCATTGCTATTGAAATTTACGACACTTTTCGTAAAGCACGAATGTAA
- a CDS encoding PadR family transcriptional regulator: MGSMLDSYMTELRRGTLTLAVLSQLRTPQYGYSLVQLLEKASVTIDQSTLYPLLRRLEKQELVTSSWDTSESRPRKYYVLSEYGLEVYEQLKTEWKKMTHELQSLLEGDVNNESN; the protein is encoded by the coding sequence ATGGGTTCTATGTTGGATTCATACATGACAGAACTTAGAAGAGGAACATTAACCCTAGCTGTTTTAAGTCAGTTACGAACTCCTCAATACGGATATTCATTAGTTCAACTTCTTGAAAAAGCTAGCGTTACGATTGATCAAAGTACTTTATATCCCCTGTTACGCCGTTTAGAAAAACAAGAACTCGTGACGAGTAGTTGGGACACTTCAGAGAGCAGGCCAAGAAAATATTATGTATTAAGTGAATATGGTTTGGAAGTATATGAGCAATTAAAAACTGAATGGAAAAAGATGACACATGAATTACAGTCCTTACTGGAAGGAGACGTCAATAATGAATCTAATTGA
- a CDS encoding retron St85 family RNA-directed DNA polymerase: protein MDINILKIKMVEEQFSEEYIKLCVTYATNLIENGLPIIFDARHLSCLIGIDTKELYSYYQLASTLYRKAVIPKKSGGSRTINAPSENLKYIQRWILENILYKINSSQEATGFVPQKNIVDNASYHVGKECVINLDMKDFFPSISFVQVYNLFNRSGYTKHLSMILTGLCMYNNELPQGAPSSPYISNLVCKNLDLRLSKLASQIGAKYTRYADDITFSGEKVIVKYIKLIKRVIKEENFNINHKKVRVQFSYHQQMVTGLVVNEKIRIPPKTKKYLRQQIYYAKKYGVTSSLSKQGQTKANYKGHLFGLAHFIKMVEQEYGDNFIRELKEIDWES, encoded by the coding sequence ATGGACATAAATATATTGAAAATTAAGATGGTAGAAGAGCAATTTAGCGAGGAGTATATTAAATTATGTGTTACTTATGCTACTAATCTTATTGAGAATGGATTACCAATAATTTTTGATGCTAGGCATTTGTCTTGCCTTATAGGTATAGATACTAAGGAATTATATTCTTATTATCAATTAGCATCTACACTGTATAGAAAAGCTGTTATCCCCAAAAAATCTGGAGGTAGTAGAACTATAAATGCACCTTCAGAGAATTTAAAATATATACAAAGATGGATTCTAGAAAATATTTTATATAAAATCAACTCTTCTCAAGAAGCTACTGGTTTTGTTCCTCAAAAAAATATTGTCGATAATGCATCATATCATGTAGGAAAAGAGTGTGTAATTAATCTCGATATGAAAGATTTTTTCCCAAGTATTAGTTTTGTACAAGTTTATAACTTGTTTAATAGATCCGGATACACGAAACATCTTTCGATGATATTGACTGGGTTATGTATGTATAATAATGAGTTACCTCAAGGTGCCCCTTCTAGTCCCTATATATCTAATCTTGTTTGTAAGAACTTGGACTTAAGACTATCTAAATTAGCAAGTCAAATTGGTGCTAAATATACACGTTATGCAGATGATATTACTTTTTCAGGGGAAAAAGTAATAGTAAAATATATAAAATTAATTAAACGTGTGATTAAAGAAGAAAACTTCAATATAAACCATAAAAAAGTTAGAGTACAATTTAGTTATCACCAACAGATGGTTACGGGTCTTGTCGTAAATGAAAAAATAAGAATTCCACCTAAGACTAAAAAATATCTGAGACAACAAATTTATTATGCCAAAAAATATGGTGTAACGAGCAGTTTGTCTAAACAGGGACAAACTAAAGCGAATTATAAAGGTCATTTATTTGGTTTAGCACATTTTATAAAAATGGTAGAACAAGAATATGGAGATAACTTTATTAGAGAATTGAAGGAAATTGACTGGGAGTCATAA